A portion of the Paenibacillus sp. PvR098 genome contains these proteins:
- a CDS encoding tripartite tricarboxylate transporter TctB family protein, translating to MKIAGLWVGLFFFIFSLVMLWQSLTLDYTMPFGPGPGFMPFWVNIIFLVLSLLFIWESVQKNPIVLSQIIPKGRGLTNNIAILLSIIVFMIIVNYTGFIVAGSIMLFILFSRNYKWYLGLGLSVMISGLVFIVFKTLLDVPLPVNTFGW from the coding sequence ATGAAAATTGCCGGATTGTGGGTAGGGCTATTTTTTTTCATCTTTTCATTGGTTATGTTATGGCAGTCCCTTACGCTTGATTATACCATGCCTTTCGGACCTGGACCCGGATTTATGCCGTTTTGGGTAAACATCATTTTCCTGGTCCTTTCTTTACTTTTTATATGGGAGTCCGTTCAGAAAAACCCCATTGTTCTCTCTCAAATTATACCCAAAGGACGAGGATTAACGAATAATATCGCTATATTGTTATCGATTATCGTTTTTATGATCATAGTTAACTATACCGGATTTATTGTCGCAGGTAGCATCATGTTATTCATTTTGTTTTCACGTAATTATAAATGGTACCTAGGCTTAGGTTTATCTGTAATGATATCAGGATTGGTGTTTATTGTTTTTAAGACCCTATTGGATGTTCCGCTTCCAGTAAATACATTCGGGTGGTAA
- a CDS encoding tripartite tricarboxylate transporter substrate binding protein, which yields MKKPLSIVLASMMTLAVMIAGGCANGGAATQTAAPEKTAAPKETPPPVSYPTKTIELIVPFAAGGGTDAVGRVLAESLKSILKQDVVVVNKTGGSGAVGMQEGLNSKPDGYTLTMVTREVTSLPLLGLAPFKTLDFKYVGNINKDPAVLVVSSDSKYKTYDDLVTALKATPGKLKFAASAVPNYYAIQFGQAAKVNFITIPFQGAAPAIIEILGGRADFGLYNPGEVKAQVEAGKLIPLAVMDDKQFPGFTNVPTMKEKGADAVSGTYRGIAVPKETPDQIVKVLEDAMAKAAQDPKLMDFMNKQFLGIGYMNAVDFKKFIEEDMKILQPIVEISKTQK from the coding sequence ATGAAGAAGCCGTTATCCATTGTATTGGCCAGTATGATGACATTAGCCGTAATGATCGCCGGAGGTTGCGCGAATGGAGGAGCAGCAACTCAAACGGCCGCTCCCGAAAAGACTGCTGCACCGAAAGAGACTCCGCCTCCGGTCAGCTATCCGACGAAAACGATTGAACTCATTGTTCCTTTTGCCGCAGGAGGGGGAACCGATGCTGTTGGGAGGGTCTTGGCAGAATCGCTTAAAAGTATTCTAAAACAAGACGTTGTCGTCGTTAATAAGACAGGAGGCTCAGGTGCCGTCGGTATGCAGGAAGGGTTAAATTCCAAACCGGATGGATATACCCTTACTATGGTGACGCGTGAAGTCACATCCCTTCCTTTACTAGGGCTAGCGCCATTCAAAACTTTGGATTTTAAATACGTTGGAAATATTAATAAAGATCCTGCTGTACTTGTCGTCTCTAGTGATTCCAAATATAAGACGTATGATGATCTGGTAACCGCTCTAAAAGCAACTCCCGGTAAGCTCAAGTTTGCGGCTTCGGCTGTTCCTAACTATTATGCGATCCAGTTTGGTCAAGCTGCAAAAGTGAATTTCATCACCATTCCTTTCCAAGGCGCCGCCCCGGCCATCATTGAAATCTTGGGTGGACGCGCTGATTTCGGTTTATACAATCCCGGCGAAGTGAAGGCTCAAGTTGAAGCAGGGAAATTGATTCCCTTAGCGGTTATGGATGACAAACAATTCCCTGGATTTACAAATGTTCCTACGATGAAGGAAAAAGGGGCTGACGCGGTTTCTGGAACTTACCGCGGAATCGCAGTTCCTAAAGAAACCCCGGATCAAATCGTTAAAGTACTGGAAGACGCGATGGCAAAAGCAGCGCAGGATCCGAAACTTATGGATTTTATGAATAAGCAATTTTTGGGGATCGGATACATGAATGCCGTGGATTTCAAAAAATTTATTGAAGAAGACATGAAAATACTGCAGCCTATTGTGGAGATCTCCAAAACGCAAAAATAA
- a CDS encoding dihydroxyacetone kinase subunit DhaK: protein MKKIINDPMAFVDETLEGIVYAYPKQLRFPSDEKKGIVRADAPVKGKVAIATGGGSGHLPVFLGYVGKGLADGSSVGNVFTSPSADAMVNVAKEIHGGEGVLFLYGHYFGDKMNFDLAAEMLEEEDGISVKTVRVSDDAASAPRDSWQNRRGVAGIFFAYKIAGACAETMVPLEKVKEVTERAVSKMATMGVALSSCIIPASGNPTFDIEEDEMEIGMGIHGEPGIRRSKLKPAAEIVQEIVQYLSEDLTLSSGDEVAMLVNGSGSTPLEELYIVNREVHILLSKQNIKIYRTYVGEYATSLDMAGCSITLLKLDSELKGYLDAPADSPFFKQFEGV from the coding sequence ATGAAAAAGATAATTAATGACCCTATGGCGTTTGTTGACGAGACATTGGAAGGTATCGTTTATGCCTATCCCAAGCAACTGCGTTTCCCAAGTGATGAGAAGAAGGGGATCGTTCGGGCGGATGCGCCGGTCAAAGGGAAAGTGGCCATCGCAACGGGCGGAGGATCCGGTCATCTTCCGGTGTTTCTTGGCTATGTAGGTAAAGGTCTTGCAGACGGATCGTCTGTCGGCAATGTGTTTACTTCACCCAGTGCGGATGCCATGGTGAACGTAGCCAAGGAGATCCATGGTGGAGAGGGAGTTCTATTCCTGTATGGGCACTACTTCGGGGACAAAATGAATTTTGATTTGGCTGCGGAAATGCTGGAAGAGGAAGACGGCATTAGCGTGAAAACCGTTCGTGTCTCCGATGATGCAGCGTCTGCACCACGGGATAGTTGGCAAAACCGAAGAGGTGTGGCCGGCATTTTTTTTGCTTACAAGATAGCGGGAGCATGCGCAGAAACGATGGTGCCTTTGGAAAAGGTGAAAGAAGTTACTGAAAGAGCGGTCTCGAAAATGGCGACCATGGGCGTGGCTCTTTCCTCGTGTATCATTCCTGCTTCTGGAAATCCTACTTTTGACATTGAAGAGGATGAGATGGAAATCGGAATGGGGATTCACGGGGAGCCGGGTATAAGACGAAGTAAGCTTAAACCGGCTGCAGAAATTGTACAAGAGATTGTACAATATTTGTCGGAAGATTTAACGTTATCATCGGGCGATGAGGTTGCGATGCTTGTGAACGGTTCCGGCTCTACGCCTTTGGAAGAATTATATATTGTGAATCGTGAGGTCCACATCTTGTTGTCCAAGCAAAATATCAAAATTTACAGGACGTATGTCGGCGAATATGCGACATCACTAGATATGGCGGGTTGTTCGATCACTCTCCTTAAGCTGGATAGTGAATTGAAAGGGTACCTCGATGCGCCTGCGGATTCTCCTTTCTTTAAGCAATTCGAGGGGGTGTAA
- a CDS encoding dihydrodipicolinate synthase family protein, producing the protein MLSVNIGGISIGGSTGEGHAVSADELHRLLMITGDEVKGRVPIIAGIIRDCTRDVIAYAMAAQDAGADYLMITPVRYFKPDAEAHFAFFSEISNTIDMPIIIYNVVGSDGGHHAGMHG; encoded by the coding sequence TTGCTTTCGGTTAACATCGGCGGAATCAGCATCGGGGGAAGCACTGGGGAAGGGCACGCGGTGTCTGCAGATGAACTGCACCGGCTGCTGATGATTACGGGCGACGAGGTAAAGGGACGTGTTCCGATCATCGCCGGTATCATCCGTGATTGCACCAGAGATGTAATCGCTTACGCGATGGCGGCCCAGGATGCGGGAGCTGACTACCTGATGATTACCCCGGTTCGCTATTTCAAACCGGACGCTGAGGCGCACTTTGCGTTCTTCAGTGAAATCAGCAATACGATAGACATGCCGATTATCATCTACAATGTGGTAGGTAGCGACGGCGGCCATCACGCCGGAATGCATGGCTAG
- a CDS encoding DAK2 domain-containing protein — MDFKKMSPLLVEFAERNKEAWNKLDGAQGDGDLGVTIILGAEALAESATSCHTVKEWFEIGGKALRKAAPSTMGILIASALISAGKSLDSEKMVLTLGDWVGIQSCMVEEIQKRGGAKLGDKTVLDALIPAVQVFSSGVDDGKSVQQILTETTDIAKQSAESTASLVSKIGRSSWLGERALGNVDGGAWVCYQLYEFILDLTKNAEHKNIKT; from the coding sequence ATGGATTTCAAAAAAATGAGCCCACTGCTGGTTGAATTTGCGGAACGTAACAAGGAAGCGTGGAATAAACTTGACGGGGCTCAAGGTGATGGAGATTTAGGTGTTACGATTATTTTGGGGGCCGAAGCTTTAGCGGAAAGTGCAACGTCTTGTCATACTGTGAAGGAATGGTTTGAAATTGGAGGGAAAGCTTTGCGCAAAGCAGCTCCTTCTACGATGGGCATCTTGATTGCTTCCGCATTAATATCTGCTGGCAAATCGTTAGATTCTGAGAAAATGGTCCTTACTTTGGGAGATTGGGTCGGAATCCAAAGCTGTATGGTGGAAGAAATTCAAAAGCGGGGAGGAGCAAAGCTGGGGGATAAAACGGTATTGGATGCCCTGATTCCGGCTGTGCAAGTCTTCAGCAGCGGCGTGGATGATGGGAAAAGCGTACAGCAGATTTTGACTGAGACAACTGATATAGCAAAGCAGTCAGCCGAAAGTACGGCGTCCTTGGTTTCCAAAATCGGCCGTTCCAGCTGGCTAGGCGAGCGAGCTTTGGGCAATGTCGATGGGGGCGCGTGGGTATGCTATCAATTGTATGAGTTTATATTAGATTTAACGAAAAATGCTGAGCACAAAAACATAAAAACATGA
- a CDS encoding FadR/GntR family transcriptional regulator, producing the protein MINPLIRTPVTEEALEQVMELIHSGKVKVGERLPTETQLSSMLGISRSTAREVFITLQAQGFIEIKRGKGAFVIDSSDFYERKFIEWFQKNEIKIHQLLEVRMTIEPYSALIASQKITDDDIIELEKIQENFIQAIQAKKVEDMIALDEGFHLKIIKVCQNELLEFFYSNVIPVLQEYRRNVFSPPADPTLAIKPHYKIIQALKERDAQKTYDAMIDHIKASKTDVTGKIRKIVSSTKHNPN; encoded by the coding sequence ATGATTAATCCGTTAATAAGAACACCTGTTACAGAAGAAGCATTGGAACAAGTCATGGAATTGATCCATTCTGGGAAGGTCAAAGTGGGTGAGCGGCTGCCAACTGAAACTCAACTTAGTTCCATGTTAGGCATTAGCCGCAGTACGGCTAGAGAGGTTTTTATTACTTTACAAGCCCAGGGCTTTATTGAAATTAAAAGGGGTAAAGGCGCATTTGTTATCGACAGCTCCGATTTTTATGAACGGAAATTTATCGAGTGGTTTCAAAAAAATGAAATTAAAATACATCAGCTATTGGAAGTCCGAATGACGATTGAGCCATATTCCGCTCTTATAGCCTCTCAAAAAATAACAGATGATGATATCATAGAGCTGGAGAAAATCCAGGAAAATTTCATTCAGGCCATCCAAGCTAAAAAGGTAGAGGATATGATTGCTTTAGATGAAGGCTTTCATCTCAAAATCATTAAAGTATGCCAAAATGAGCTGTTAGAATTCTTTTATTCCAATGTAATACCTGTCCTTCAGGAGTATCGGAGAAACGTATTTTCACCGCCGGCAGATCCTACGCTTGCTATAAAACCGCATTATAAGATCATTCAAGCATTAAAAGAACGTGATGCTCAAAAAACGTACGACGCGATGATAGATCATATTAAAGCGTCGAAGACCGATGTGACAGGTAAAATACGAAAAATCGTATCGTCAACCAAGCACAATCCTAATTAA
- a CDS encoding dihydrodipicolinate synthase family protein — protein sequence MKKLRGIIPPAVTTFNEDETINEELFREHLRFLLSSNVGGISIGGSTGEGHALSPDELHRLLTIGREVIQDRVPLIAGIIRDCTKDAIVFAEAARDAGADYLMITPVHYFKPDDEAHYAFFKEISDAVDLPIIIYNVVATAVITPECMKRLAAIKNVTGIKQSGGDIHALNKMVLTLPKDQIIYSAVDALLYPTYVLGAEGAIAAILTVLPELCVEQWEAFERGDFERAKEIHYMMLPTWLSMDKTNMPARTKEVLRQRGFNVGVPRSPFHPIDEAGKEEIRKGLIHAQVLQEEALR from the coding sequence GTGAAAAAATTAAGAGGCATCATCCCACCGGCCGTTACTACGTTTAATGAGGACGAAACGATTAATGAAGAGTTGTTCCGCGAGCATCTTCGCTTCTTGTTGTCCAGTAACGTCGGCGGAATCAGCATCGGGGGAAGCACAGGGGAAGGTCACGCTTTATCCCCAGATGAACTGCACCGCTTGCTTACCATTGGACGGGAAGTTATTCAGGACCGGGTTCCTCTTATTGCCGGGATTATCCGTGACTGCACCAAAGATGCCATCGTTTTCGCAGAAGCCGCCCGTGATGCAGGCGCGGATTACCTGATGATTACACCGGTTCACTATTTCAAGCCGGACGACGAAGCGCATTATGCCTTCTTCAAGGAAATCAGCGATGCGGTCGACCTTCCAATTATCATTTACAACGTAGTGGCGACAGCGGTAATTACGCCGGAATGCATGAAACGTCTGGCCGCCATTAAAAATGTAACCGGTATCAAACAGAGCGGTGGCGATATCCATGCACTGAACAAGATGGTGCTGACCCTGCCAAAAGACCAGATCATTTACAGTGCGGTAGATGCTTTATTGTATCCTACCTACGTGCTTGGCGCAGAAGGTGCCATTGCGGCCATTCTGACCGTACTGCCGGAGCTGTGTGTGGAACAATGGGAAGCGTTTGAGCGCGGAGATTTCGAGCGTGCCAAGGAAATCCACTACATGATGCTGCCGACCTGGCTCTCGATGGATAAAACGAATATGCCGGCTCGCACGAAAGAAGTGCTCAGACAGCGCGGATTTAATGTTGGGGTGCCGCGCAGCCCTTTCCATCCGATCGACGAGGCCGGTAAAGAGGAAATCCGCAAAGGGTTGATTCACGCTCAAGTGCTTCAAGAAGAAGCATTACGATAA
- a CDS encoding RraA family protein, with amino-acid sequence MVENKYTHEYYNELQTKLYSAVISDILDELGYRNQTMDPEIRPLTGDTVLVGRAKTVLAADVYRIPQEAYLKQMEALDSIKEGEIFVATVSGSRRSAFFGELMATATMQNGGRGAIIFGLTRDTSKIKQLNFPLFTCGFRPTDSLGRNEVIDYDIPVGCGSVTVNPNDLIFADIDGIVVIPSAVEEEVISKAMVKVSKENVVRDGIMKGMSVKEAYSKYGVL; translated from the coding sequence ATGGTAGAAAATAAATACACGCACGAGTACTATAATGAGTTACAAACCAAATTGTATTCCGCAGTGATTTCGGATATTCTTGATGAACTTGGTTATCGCAACCAGACGATGGACCCCGAGATTCGTCCTTTGACCGGCGATACGGTCTTGGTGGGCAGGGCGAAAACTGTATTAGCAGCCGATGTATATCGGATACCTCAAGAGGCCTATCTTAAGCAGATGGAAGCTCTGGATTCAATTAAGGAGGGCGAGATATTTGTTGCTACGGTAAGCGGTTCTCGACGGTCCGCTTTTTTCGGAGAATTGATGGCTACGGCAACGATGCAAAATGGAGGACGCGGCGCGATTATCTTCGGACTCACTCGTGATACGAGCAAGATCAAACAGTTAAATTTCCCGCTTTTTACATGCGGATTCCGGCCAACCGATTCCTTGGGACGAAACGAGGTTATCGATTATGATATACCCGTTGGGTGCGGGAGTGTGACCGTTAATCCGAATGATCTTATATTTGCGGATATTGATGGGATCGTTGTTATTCCTTCGGCAGTTGAAGAAGAGGTCATTTCAAAAGCAATGGTGAAAGTAAGTAAGGAAAATGTAGTGCGTGATGGTATAATGAAGGGAATGAGTGTCAAAGAAGCTTATTCAAAATACGGAGTGTTGTAA
- a CDS encoding dihydrodipicolinate synthase family protein → MARLATIKNVVGIKQSGGDIHVLNKMVLTLPKDQHVWSAVDALLYPTYVLGAEGCIAALPTVLPELCVEQWEA, encoded by the coding sequence ATGGCTAGGCTTGCAACAATCAAGAATGTCGTAGGGATTAAGCAGAGCGGCGGGGACATCCATGTATTGAACAAAATGGTGTTAACGCTTCCGAAAGATCAGCACGTCTGGAGCGCAGTGGATGCGCTGTTGTATCCGACCTATGTGCTCGGAGCCGAGGGCTGCATCGCAGCACTGCCGACAGTACTGCCGGAGTTATGTGTAGAGCAATGGGAAGCTTAA
- a CDS encoding FadR/GntR family transcriptional regulator, producing the protein MLNPLERTPVTEEALERIKELITSGTIPVGEKLPPEYQLVAQLGISRPSVREVLITLQAEGYIEIRRGIGAFVIDKVDFDKKKFVEWFQTNEFKIQELLEARMAIEPMAASLAAQRITDEELEQLGALYEEFVKSIEDHKLEEIVKGDELFHEMILKASRNELLYFMYSNFIPAMHDYRSRAFSPPANPYKATEAHIKIYNALKSRNANEAFQAMLFHIRESQSDIIETAQTIFYSKKEQIEKS; encoded by the coding sequence ATGCTGAACCCATTAGAGAGGACACCGGTCACGGAAGAAGCGCTAGAACGTATAAAAGAGTTAATTACATCGGGAACAATACCCGTGGGAGAGAAACTTCCTCCCGAATACCAATTGGTTGCCCAATTAGGGATTAGCCGTCCTTCGGTAAGGGAGGTACTCATCACCCTTCAGGCGGAAGGCTACATTGAAATCAGACGGGGCATAGGCGCCTTTGTCATCGATAAGGTGGATTTTGACAAAAAAAAGTTTGTGGAATGGTTTCAAACCAATGAGTTTAAGATCCAGGAGCTTTTGGAAGCGAGAATGGCGATTGAACCGATGGCCGCCTCTTTGGCTGCGCAAAGAATAACCGATGAAGAGTTGGAACAATTGGGAGCTCTCTATGAGGAGTTTGTAAAATCGATTGAGGATCACAAGCTGGAGGAAATTGTTAAGGGGGATGAGCTTTTTCACGAAATGATTTTAAAAGCAAGCCGCAATGAATTGCTGTATTTTATGTACTCCAATTTTATCCCTGCCATGCACGATTACCGCAGCCGCGCGTTCTCGCCTCCCGCTAATCCGTATAAGGCAACGGAGGCACATATCAAAATATACAATGCTTTGAAAAGCCGAAATGCGAACGAGGCCTTTCAGGCGATGCTCTTTCATATCAGGGAATCCCAGAGCGATATTATAGAAACTGCACAAACGATTTTTTATTCCAAAAAAGAACAAATTGAAAAATCTTAG